From the genome of Candidatus Defluviilinea proxima:
GCATGGCTCGTTTGGGGCGCTCATCGAAGTCATAGAGTTCAGCGTAATCCATCGGGAGCATCACGTTCTCAAGCAATGTGAGCATCGGCATTAACTGGAAGAACTGAAACACGATTCCCAGGTTGCGTCCACGCCACTTCGAGCGTTGGCTTTCTGTAACATTCGTATAAATATCCGTACCACCGATGACCACACGTCCTTCAGTGGGATGGTCAATGCCTGTGATCATATTCAGCAGTGTGGATTTGCCGCTCCCAGACTTGCCAACCACCGAAACAAATTCGCCGCGATTGATCGTCAGGTCCACACCTTTGAGGACAGTGAATTCACCTGCCGCATTCTTGAATCTCTTGATAATGCCGTGCATGTCGATCATGGCATCAGCGGAGGTCATTGTATGTTGGACGGAAACAGCATTACGGGAGGCGCGACGCGAGGCCATCATTTCGTCTCCTCCACTAAGGGCAATGAGTCCAATTCCCCATCTGTAATCCTTAATGTGCGTGTAAATTTCGGGGCAAGGGATTGATCGTGCGTCACCATAATAATGGTCTTGCCGCGATCTTCCACGAGGTGTTGAAAGAGTTCAAAGATGTGATCGGCGGTCACCGAATCCAAGCTGCCTGTTGGCTCGTCTGCGATCAGAACCGGTGGATCATTGGCCAAAGCACGCGCGATCGCTACACGTTGTTGTTGTCCGCCCGAGATGAGGGCTGGGAGTTTATCGGCATGTTCTTCAATTTCCATGAGGCGAAGCAATTCGATGGCTCGCTCACGGGAGCGCTTGGGATGAAAGTTGCCACACAGATCCATGGGCAATGTGATGTTCTCGACAAGTGTCAGCATGGGAAGCAGTTGAAAAGACTGGAACACAACCCCCATTGTTTGGCCGCGCCATAGGGCGATCTTATCTTCTTCCATTTTGTGAACGGACACAGGCGAACCATTTGCATTGACTAACACTTCACCAGAAGTGAGATTATCCACGCCTGTGATCATATTCAACAGTGTGGATTTGCCTGCACCTGACTTGCCCACAATACCAACAAATTCACCAGCACTTACCTGCAAGTTAATACCCTTAAGTGCATCGAAATCGCCAGCCGCAGTGGAATAGACTTTCGCCACATTCTGCAGTTCGATCAACGCTGGTTTGTTCTCAGATGTGTTCTTATTGATAAATTTGGTACGCGAACTAGACACGAATAATCCTCAACTTGTTTTTCTGGATAGGTTAAAATACCCACCTAGGAAAAGATAATAGACAGTGTACAGTATTATAGGATGTCCATTATAATAAGGAAATTACTCCTGTCAATATTGCAGGATTAGAAACAGGTTAGTTGTATGCAGATTGAAAAGAAAAACAAAACAGACCGCCGTATCCAGCGCACGCGACAAGCACTCCGTGCCGCGTTGCTTGAACTCATCAAAGAAAAGGGATACGATGCCATCTCCACCGAGGAGATCACAGAACACGCCAATGTGGGACGCGCCACGTTCTATCTCCATTATAAGGACAAGGAAGATCTTTTGCTCGAGGAGTTTAATGAAATGGCAAACGAAAGGGTGCAAACCCTTTCTGAGATTCCATTCTCAGACTG
Proteins encoded in this window:
- a CDS encoding ABC transporter ATP-binding protein, yielding MNKNTSENKPALIELQNVAKVYSTAAGDFDALKGINLQVSAGEFVGIVGKSGAGKSTLLNMITGVDNLTSGEVLVNANGSPVSVHKMEEDKIALWRGQTMGVVFQSFQLLPMLTLVENITLPMDLCGNFHPKRSRERAIELLRLMEIEEHADKLPALISGGQQQRVAIARALANDPPVLIADEPTGSLDSVTADHIFELFQHLVEDRGKTIIMVTHDQSLAPKFTRTLRITDGELDSLPLVEETK